The following proteins come from a genomic window of Mariniflexile sp. TRM1-10:
- a CDS encoding Hpt domain-containing protein gives MERHYKLFRVRELADNDEDFIATLAEAFLEEVPEDAERLKKAVAEKDYHTTYQAAHKMKPTVDLFELGVLDTLIEVQDWGKFEKRDLDISSQLAIVISAVDNAVAEIKSDFNL, from the coding sequence ATGGAACGACATTACAAATTATTTAGGGTACGCGAGTTAGCAGATAACGATGAAGATTTTATTGCGACTTTAGCCGAAGCTTTTTTGGAAGAAGTGCCAGAAGACGCCGAACGACTAAAAAAAGCGGTTGCAGAAAAAGATTATCATACGACTTATCAAGCGGCGCATAAAATGAAACCAACTGTCGATTTATTCGAATTAGGGGTGCTTGATACTTTAATTGAAGTCCAAGATTGGGGAAAATTTGAAAAAAGGGATTTAGATATTTCTTCTCAATTGGCTATTGTTATTTCGGCTGTTGATAATGCTGTAGCTGAAATAAAATCAGATTTTAATTTATAA
- a CDS encoding competence/damage-inducible protein A, with translation MLAEIITIGDELLIGQVIDTNSAFIAKHLNKIGISVYQITSVQDDKAHILKALKDAENHVDIVILTGGLGPTKDDITKKTIAEYFNDTLVKDDSIIENIEELWKHYTGGLLLQVNRDQALVPSKAKVLMNKLGTAPGMWMEKDHKVFISLPGVPYEMNALVEEAVIPKLKEKYNCPYILHKTLLVYGIGESALAERIEAWEDTLPKHIKLAYLPSLGKMRLRLSAKGSNVQEVINSVQNELDKVIPLIKNEFAGFEEEDGSVEVVIAKQLNKLGKTLAIAESCTGGMIAEQFTTHPGASAFFKGGVVTYSTESKMNVLGVSKADIDAFSVVSAQVAETMASNALRLFQSDFAVATTGNAGPTKGDSEAEVGTVFIAIATKNGVYSEKFMLGNHRIKVISKAVNKALEMLLKEIFKN, from the coding sequence ATGCTAGCCGAAATAATCACCATAGGCGATGAGCTTTTAATTGGTCAAGTTATTGATACCAATTCTGCGTTTATAGCAAAACATCTTAACAAAATAGGGATTTCCGTTTACCAAATAACATCGGTTCAAGACGATAAAGCACATATCCTTAAAGCCTTAAAAGATGCCGAGAATCATGTAGACATCGTTATTCTTACAGGTGGTTTGGGGCCAACAAAAGACGATATTACCAAAAAAACCATCGCCGAATATTTTAATGATACATTAGTAAAAGACGATTCGATTATAGAAAATATTGAAGAGCTCTGGAAACATTATACTGGTGGTTTATTACTTCAAGTAAATCGCGATCAGGCGCTTGTACCTTCAAAAGCAAAAGTGCTTATGAACAAATTGGGTACAGCTCCAGGTATGTGGATGGAAAAAGACCATAAAGTTTTTATATCACTTCCAGGAGTACCTTACGAAATGAATGCCTTAGTTGAAGAAGCGGTGATTCCAAAGCTAAAGGAAAAATATAATTGCCCATATATTTTACATAAAACCTTATTGGTATATGGTATAGGTGAAAGTGCCTTGGCAGAACGCATTGAAGCATGGGAAGATACTTTGCCAAAACATATTAAATTAGCCTATTTACCAAGTTTAGGAAAAATGAGGTTGCGTTTATCGGCAAAAGGATCCAATGTTCAGGAAGTAATCAATAGTGTTCAAAATGAACTTGATAAAGTCATCCCATTAATAAAAAACGAGTTTGCAGGTTTTGAAGAAGAAGACGGTTCTGTAGAAGTTGTTATTGCAAAACAGTTAAATAAATTAGGAAAAACCTTAGCTATTGCCGAAAGTTGTACGGGCGGCATGATTGCAGAACAATTTACGACACATCCTGGGGCTTCGGCTTTTTTTAAAGGTGGCGTAGTAACCTATTCAACTGAATCTAAAATGAATGTTTTAGGTGTTTCAAAAGCAGATATAGATGCCTTTTCGGTGGTAAGTGCTCAAGTGGCAGAGACTATGGCTAGTAATGCACTGCGATTATTCCAGTCAGATTTCGCTGTGGCAACCACAGGAAATGCAGGGCCTACCAAAGGTGATTCAGAAGCAGAAGTAGGAACGGTTTTTATTGCCATTGCTACAAAAAATGGTGTGTATTCAGAAAAGTTTATGCTAGGAAATCACCGTATAAAAGTGATAAGTAAGGCGGTAAATAAAGCTTTGGAAATGCTTCTGAAAGAAATTTTTAAAAATTGA
- a CDS encoding glycosyltransferase, whose product MKRDINIKRKVSKKRLRLRNEIKEPKNLPKILLIATYPPRECGIATYTNDLKNALENKFEHCFDIKICALDSSPEVHTYQTEDIYMVLNINDLQSFSKLANKINSEPDLEIVMIQHEFGLFKNNEDSLINFMKAITKPIIITFHTVLPNPNEILEKHVKELVALANTVTVMTKSSAELLRNTYGVDSNKIKLISHGTHLVKHQDKSILKEKHHVSNRKVISTFGFLGPGKNIETTLEALPEIIKEHHDIMFFIVGKTHPTLFNEEGDAYMDFLRKKVEELKLNDHVRFINKFVPLPELLEYLQLSDCYLFTSKDPNQAVSGTFSYAVSCGCPIISTPIPHAREVLSNGNGTEVLFDFGDSKQLAHKVIDLLNNDDLRHKMKMKELHTAMSTSWENSAISHALIFSEEIKKPLKLKYKKPPINLKHLEAMTTDVGIIQFSKINTPDIGSGYTLDDNARALIAACDYYKITQNPKVLKLARTYINFILKCQRDNGLFLNYVNEGKKFTKQNNEVNLEDSNGRAIWALGYAYYLMEEGIDLDITLLQNMTWSINYFNQKVQHFKSPRALAFVIKGLCFFNLKENDIKTNTIINDLANKLAELYAFHAEKDWNWFEPYLTYANSVLPESLLYAWKATGNNRFKHIAKESFDFLLSKIFKEDSIRVISNQNWLIKGFEDKSSAYIGGEQPIDVAYTILALKQFNRFFPFEGYDDKMEIAFSWFLGNNQLKQIVYNPCTGGCHDGLEEHNVNLNQGAESTVSYLLSRCAFEDIV is encoded by the coding sequence ATGAAACGAGATATAAATATTAAAAGAAAAGTCAGCAAAAAAAGATTACGCTTAAGAAACGAAATTAAAGAACCTAAAAACCTGCCAAAAATATTGCTTATTGCTACGTATCCCCCGAGAGAATGTGGTATTGCAACCTATACCAACGATTTAAAAAATGCTTTAGAAAACAAATTCGAACACTGCTTTGACATAAAAATATGTGCTTTAGACTCCAGCCCCGAAGTCCATACTTACCAAACAGAAGATATTTACATGGTTCTAAACATCAATGATTTACAATCTTTTTCTAAGCTTGCTAATAAAATAAACTCAGAACCAGATTTAGAAATCGTTATGATTCAACATGAATTTGGATTGTTTAAAAACAACGAAGATTCCTTAATAAACTTTATGAAGGCCATAACAAAGCCCATCATTATTACATTTCACACGGTATTACCTAACCCCAATGAAATTTTAGAAAAGCATGTTAAAGAATTAGTAGCTCTGGCAAATACAGTTACGGTTATGACAAAATCTTCTGCCGAATTACTAAGAAACACTTACGGAGTAGATTCAAACAAAATAAAACTAATTTCCCATGGGACACATTTGGTTAAGCACCAAGACAAATCCATACTCAAAGAAAAACATCATGTATCAAATAGAAAAGTTATTTCAACTTTTGGCTTTTTAGGACCAGGAAAGAATATAGAAACCACTTTAGAAGCTTTGCCTGAAATTATAAAAGAACATCATGACATCATGTTTTTTATAGTAGGTAAAACACATCCCACACTTTTTAATGAAGAGGGCGATGCCTACATGGATTTTTTACGTAAAAAAGTTGAAGAATTAAAATTAAACGATCATGTTAGGTTCATAAATAAATTTGTACCTCTTCCAGAATTACTGGAATATTTGCAACTTTCAGATTGTTATTTATTTACTTCAAAAGATCCTAATCAGGCTGTAAGCGGTACATTTTCCTATGCCGTTAGTTGTGGCTGCCCTATTATATCTACACCTATTCCTCATGCTAGAGAAGTTTTATCTAATGGGAATGGAACTGAGGTATTATTTGATTTCGGCGACTCTAAACAATTGGCGCATAAAGTTATTGACCTATTGAATAATGATGATTTAAGACATAAGATGAAAATGAAAGAACTGCACACGGCAATGTCTACTTCTTGGGAAAACTCTGCAATATCACATGCTCTTATTTTTTCTGAAGAAATAAAAAAGCCGCTCAAATTAAAATACAAAAAACCGCCAATAAATTTAAAACATCTAGAAGCCATGACCACAGATGTTGGTATTATTCAATTTTCAAAAATCAACACCCCAGATATTGGTTCGGGGTATACTTTAGATGATAATGCCAGAGCGCTTATTGCTGCTTGTGACTATTATAAGATAACACAAAATCCAAAAGTTTTAAAACTAGCAAGAACATATATCAATTTCATTTTAAAATGTCAACGAGATAATGGGTTGTTCTTGAACTATGTGAATGAGGGCAAAAAATTCACAAAGCAAAATAATGAAGTAAATTTAGAAGATTCAAATGGCAGAGCTATTTGGGCTTTAGGATACGCTTATTACCTCATGGAAGAAGGTATTGATTTGGATATCACATTACTTCAAAACATGACATGGTCTATTAACTATTTTAACCAAAAAGTTCAGCATTTTAAATCACCTAGGGCACTTGCCTTTGTTATAAAAGGATTGTGCTTCTTCAACTTAAAAGAGAATGATATAAAAACAAACACCATTATAAATGATTTGGCAAATAAGCTTGCGGAATTGTACGCTTTCCATGCTGAAAAAGATTGGAATTGGTTTGAACCTTATCTTACCTATGCGAACAGCGTTTTACCAGAATCACTTTTATACGCTTGGAAAGCTACCGGAAATAATAGATTTAAACATATAGCAAAAGAATCTTTTGATTTTTTACTTTCAAAAATCTTTAAAGAGGATTCTATTCGAGTCATTTCAAACCAAAATTGGCTAATAAAAGGATTTGAGGATAAATCATCGGCATACATAGGTGGTGAGCAACCCATAGATGTGGCTTATACCATATTGGCCTTAAAACAATTTAATCGTTTTTTTCCATTTGAAGGTTATGATGATAAAATGGAAATTGCATTTAGTTGGTTTCTTGGTAACAACCAATTAAAACAAATAGTTTACAACCCTTGTACAGGTGGTTGTCATGATGGTTTGGAAGAACATAATGTGAATTTAAACCAAGGAGCAGAGTCTACAGTAAGTTATTTATTGTCCAGATGTGCATTTGAGGACATCGTTTAA
- a CDS encoding glycoside hydrolase family 130 protein, with translation MTLSEAEVKHELEITLKEFVGRHRNISDIYLKHASNYKNIINSIGVDYAKLSLERRLLIGSYSTMEYSIESAALFNPSIIEDFDQTFLEEGEKRVIISFRATGEGHLSSIVFRKGILDASNNLRMVAVHKHIDFPIIKKKKSYNKTRFMKKMEEMNIPKEYSSPIMDALPKRFEYYMLKEAVRNILTLDIDEQRRTALKEMTWLVDSYYDIEFHEDSKISGRVIFPISSSESRGIEDARFVRFTDDDGSEKIYATYTAYDGFTILPKLISTSDFINFRIMPMHGNGAQNKNFALFPRKIKGKYAMLARIDGVNNYLFYSNRITLWNNPIKIQEPKYPWEFTQIGNCGSPIYTDHGWLVITHGVGPMRRYCIGASLLDLEDPTKEIGRLKEPLLSPLEEERDGYVPNVVYSCGSLIHNNHLILPYAVSDYASSYVTVNLDDLLTTLIAES, from the coding sequence ATGACCTTAAGCGAAGCGGAAGTTAAACATGAACTTGAAATTACACTTAAAGAATTTGTAGGCAGACATAGAAATATTTCAGATATTTATTTAAAACATGCAAGTAATTATAAGAACATCATAAATTCCATTGGGGTAGATTATGCGAAACTTTCTTTAGAACGGCGGCTTTTAATTGGTTCTTATAGCACCATGGAATACTCTATAGAGTCGGCAGCTTTATTCAATCCTTCCATAATTGAAGATTTTGATCAAACTTTTTTAGAAGAAGGAGAAAAAAGAGTTATTATATCTTTTAGGGCTACAGGAGAAGGGCACTTATCATCCATAGTTTTTAGAAAAGGCATACTGGATGCCTCCAATAATTTAAGAATGGTAGCGGTTCATAAACATATAGATTTTCCGATAATTAAGAAGAAAAAATCGTATAACAAAACACGATTTATGAAAAAAATGGAAGAAATGAATATTCCAAAAGAATATTCTTCCCCTATAATGGATGCCTTGCCAAAGCGATTTGAATATTACATGTTAAAGGAAGCTGTTAGAAATATACTAACATTGGATATTGATGAACAACGACGAACGGCTCTTAAAGAAATGACATGGCTCGTAGATTCTTATTATGATATTGAATTTCATGAAGATTCCAAAATATCAGGACGCGTTATTTTTCCTATATCTTCTTCGGAAAGTCGTGGTATTGAAGACGCCAGATTTGTACGCTTTACGGATGATGATGGTTCTGAAAAAATCTATGCTACTTATACTGCCTATGATGGTTTTACCATACTTCCGAAATTGATTTCCACAAGTGATTTTATAAATTTTAGAATTATGCCTATGCATGGCAATGGGGCACAAAATAAAAACTTCGCACTTTTTCCTCGTAAAATCAAGGGTAAATATGCCATGTTGGCAAGAATTGATGGGGTAAATAATTATTTATTTTATTCAAATAGAATTACATTATGGAACAATCCGATTAAAATTCAAGAACCAAAATACCCATGGGAGTTTACTCAAATAGGTAATTGTGGTTCACCCATTTATACCGATCATGGTTGGCTGGTTATTACACATGGTGTAGGACCTATGAGACGCTATTGCATTGGTGCTTCCTTGTTGGATTTAGAAGACCCAACTAAAGAAATAGGGCGATTAAAAGAACCCCTTCTTTCTCCTTTGGAAGAAGAAAGAGATGGGTACGTGCCAAATGTTGTGTATTCTTGCGGTAGTTTAATACATAATAACCATTTAATATTACCTTATGCGGTATCTGATTATGCGTCTTCGTACGTAACTGTTAATCTGGATGATTTGTTAACGACTCTTATAGCTGAAAGCTAG
- the rpmG gene encoding 50S ribosomal protein L33, with the protein MAKKGNRIQVILECTEHKESGLPGTSRYVTKKNKKNTPDRMEIKKFNPILKRMTVHKEIK; encoded by the coding sequence ATGGCAAAGAAAGGCAATAGAATTCAGGTAATATTAGAATGTACAGAGCATAAAGAGTCTGGGTTACCAGGAACTTCAAGATACGTTACTAAAAAGAATAAAAAGAATACGCCAGATAGAATGGAAATTAAAAAATTCAACCCTATCCTTAAGCGTATGACAGTTCATAAAGAGATAAAATAA
- a CDS encoding fumarylacetoacetate hydrolase family protein, protein MKIICIGRNYTEHIKELENEKPTDPVVFLKPDTSILLKKQPFFIPDFSNDVHYEVEILVKINKIGKYIDKKFAHKYYDEIGLGIDFTARDLQSELKAKGLPWEKAKSFDGAAVVGKWLPVSDFKDVNAIEFSLKKNENIVQLGNTSHMLWKIDELIEYVSKYFTLKIGDIIFTGTPAGVGKVFANDKLKGFIEDKEMFSITIK, encoded by the coding sequence ATGAAAATCATCTGTATTGGTCGTAATTACACCGAACATATCAAAGAATTGGAAAACGAAAAACCAACAGATCCGGTGGTGTTTTTAAAACCGGACACGTCTATTCTGTTGAAAAAACAACCTTTTTTCATTCCCGATTTTTCAAATGATGTACATTATGAGGTGGAGATTTTGGTTAAAATCAATAAAATAGGAAAGTATATCGATAAAAAATTTGCACACAAGTATTATGATGAAATTGGGTTGGGGATTGATTTTACGGCACGTGATTTACAAAGCGAATTAAAAGCAAAAGGATTGCCTTGGGAAAAAGCAAAATCGTTTGATGGCGCTGCTGTTGTAGGTAAGTGGTTACCGGTTTCAGATTTTAAAGATGTCAATGCGATTGAATTTTCTTTAAAAAAAAATGAAAATATTGTACAATTAGGAAATACAAGCCACATGCTTTGGAAAATTGATGAATTAATAGAATATGTGTCAAAATATTTTACTTTAAAGATTGGAGATATTATATTTACGGGAACTCCTGCGGGAGTAGGCAAAGTATTTGCAAATGATAAACTTAAAGGATTTATAGAAGATAAAGAAATGTTCTCAATAACAATAAAATAA
- a CDS encoding serine hydrolase domain-containing protein codes for MKRLYFLLFISVLSLLNCSKDEPTESEALYFPPINSNSWETKSITDLDWNAGAEQPLYDFLEANTTDAFIILKDGKIVIEKYFGDFGQSSLHSWNSAAKTLTAFTVGIAQEEGFLSIDNPSSNYMGTGWSSLTPEQEAKITVRNHLTMTTGLDYTVPQNFCTDPECLLYKNEPSTYWYYHQGAYTLLDNIVTGAVQQDFKDYFNTKIRNKIGMTGSWVKTGSYLNLYFSNARSMARFGLLNLNKGVWDKITILEDQNYFNAMTTTSQDLNKSYGYLYWLNGKSNYKIPGSETLFSGKLIPNAPDDLIAGLGAFDQKLYIIPSKGLVIVRMGDSGNEDELGPTEFDNDLWEKINDLID; via the coding sequence ATGAAACGTTTATACTTTTTATTGTTTATTAGTGTATTGTCTCTTTTAAACTGCTCTAAAGATGAACCTACTGAGTCCGAAGCCCTTTATTTCCCACCTATAAATTCTAATTCTTGGGAAACAAAATCTATTACAGATTTAGATTGGAATGCCGGTGCAGAACAACCACTTTATGATTTTTTGGAAGCAAATACTACGGATGCTTTTATTATTTTGAAAGATGGAAAAATAGTTATTGAAAAGTATTTTGGTGATTTTGGGCAATCCAGTCTACACTCTTGGAATTCGGCCGCAAAAACCTTAACCGCTTTTACCGTTGGGATTGCACAAGAAGAAGGCTTTTTGTCGATTGATAACCCTTCTTCAAATTATATGGGCACTGGGTGGTCATCACTTACTCCAGAACAAGAAGCAAAAATTACGGTACGTAACCATTTAACCATGACGACCGGACTTGATTATACCGTACCCCAAAACTTTTGCACAGACCCAGAATGTTTGCTTTATAAAAACGAACCAAGTACGTATTGGTATTACCACCAAGGCGCTTATACCTTACTAGATAATATTGTTACAGGTGCCGTACAACAAGACTTTAAAGATTACTTTAACACCAAAATACGCAACAAAATAGGAATGACAGGATCTTGGGTTAAGACAGGCAGCTATTTAAATCTTTATTTTAGTAATGCCAGAAGTATGGCGCGCTTTGGATTATTGAACTTAAATAAAGGCGTTTGGGACAAAATAACCATTTTAGAGGATCAGAATTATTTTAATGCAATGACTACAACTTCACAAGATTTAAACAAATCTTATGGGTATTTGTATTGGTTAAATGGCAAGAGCAACTATAAAATACCAGGTTCTGAAACCTTATTCTCGGGGAAATTAATTCCGAATGCTCCCGATGATTTAATTGCGGGCTTAGGTGCTTTCGACCAAAAATTATACATCATTCCGAGTAAAGGACTGGTGATAGTACGTATGGGCGATAGCGGAAATGAAGACGAACTTGGTCCTACAGAATTTGATAATGACCTTTGGGAAAAGATTAATGATTTGATTGATTAA
- a CDS encoding arsenate reductase family protein gives MGIIANNDNEIRIYYSSETSIGKQAYAYVVSSEKKVLGIDVSKTKVPGSHWAEMAEALNVGIEKLINREHPDFVKHYGNKNIDLDQHDWLRILENHPETLAFPIVLMGKKVIKIKSPSDFVKYMEPNTRHIEDSNQ, from the coding sequence ATGGGCATCATAGCAAATAACGATAACGAAATTAGAATATATTACAGCAGTGAAACTTCAATTGGAAAGCAGGCTTATGCTTATGTGGTTTCTTCTGAAAAAAAGGTACTGGGTATTGATGTTTCTAAAACCAAAGTTCCTGGAAGTCATTGGGCTGAAATGGCCGAGGCTCTTAATGTAGGCATAGAAAAGTTAATTAATAGAGAACACCCCGATTTTGTAAAACACTATGGAAATAAAAATATTGATTTGGATCAACACGATTGGCTTCGTATTTTAGAAAACCATCCAGAAACTTTAGCATTCCCCATAGTGCTAATGGGGAAAAAAGTCATAAAAATAAAATCACCTTCCGATTTTGTGAAATATATGGAACCCAATACACGCCATATAGAAGATTCAAATCAATAA
- a CDS encoding YciE/YciF ferroxidase family protein, with amino-acid sequence MKTLEDLFEHQLQDLYSAESQLVDALPKMAKEASDSDLKKAFENHLDETKEHKKRIKEICDELDVSVSGETCKAMKGLIKETESFIEEVKDAEVKDAGLIAEAQRVEHYEISGYGTAVRYAKELGHKDIAKKLQKILDEEYNADGKLNKLAESRLNRKAIS; translated from the coding sequence ATGAAAACATTAGAAGATTTATTCGAACATCAATTACAAGATTTATATAGCGCAGAAAGTCAATTAGTAGATGCATTGCCTAAGATGGCAAAAGAAGCAAGTGATAGCGACTTAAAAAAAGCTTTTGAGAACCACCTTGATGAAACAAAAGAGCACAAAAAAAGAATTAAAGAGATTTGCGACGAATTGGATGTATCTGTTAGTGGTGAAACTTGTAAAGCTATGAAAGGCTTAATTAAAGAAACCGAAAGTTTTATTGAAGAAGTTAAAGATGCAGAAGTTAAAGATGCCGGACTTATTGCAGAAGCACAACGTGTAGAACATTACGAGATTTCTGGATATGGAACCGCTGTCCGCTATGCTAAAGAATTAGGACATAAAGATATTGCGAAAAAATTGCAGAAAATTCTAGATGAAGAATACAATGCAGATGGCAAATTGAATAAATTAGCTGAAAGCAGACTTAATAGAAAAGCTATTAGTTAA
- the rpmB gene encoding 50S ribosomal protein L28, which translates to MSRVCELTGKKAMVGNNVSHAMNKTKRKFNANLVKKRFYIPEEDSWITLKVSTSALKTINKIGITAAIKDAKSKGFLK; encoded by the coding sequence ATGTCAAGAGTTTGTGAACTTACAGGTAAGAAGGCAATGGTTGGAAACAACGTGTCTCATGCAATGAATAAAACTAAACGCAAATTTAATGCGAATTTAGTGAAGAAACGTTTTTACATTCCAGAAGAAGACAGCTGGATAACTTTGAAAGTTTCTACATCTGCTCTAAAAACTATCAACAAAATAGGTATTACTGCAGCAATTAAGGATGCAAAATCTAAAGGATTTTTAAAATAA
- a CDS encoding 3'-5' exonuclease — protein sequence MNLNLTKPICFFDLETTGVNITTDRIVEIAILKVHPNGKEESKTWLVNPEMIIPNEVIAIHGITNEDVADKPTFKEVAKDIYNMIKDSDLGGFNSNRFDIPLLAEELLRAEVDFDMKNRVAVDVQTIFHKMEQRTLSAAYKFYCHEELEGAHGAEADTRATYEVLKAQIAKYDEIENDTKFLAEFSSRKQFADFAGFIVYNKQGEECFSFGKHKGKLVTEVLEAEPGYFGWLLNADFPLYTKKVLTAIKLRSFNNKLG from the coding sequence ATGAATTTAAACCTCACCAAACCCATTTGTTTTTTCGACCTAGAAACAACAGGTGTAAATATAACCACCGACCGCATTGTTGAAATTGCTATTTTAAAAGTGCACCCTAACGGAAAGGAAGAAAGCAAAACATGGTTGGTAAATCCAGAAATGATCATTCCAAATGAAGTGATAGCTATTCATGGCATAACAAACGAAGATGTTGCAGATAAACCAACATTTAAGGAAGTTGCCAAAGATATTTATAACATGATTAAAGATTCCGACTTAGGAGGTTTTAATTCAAACAGGTTTGATATTCCACTATTGGCAGAAGAATTATTGCGTGCTGAGGTAGATTTCGATATGAAAAACCGTGTAGCGGTAGATGTGCAAACCATTTTTCATAAAATGGAACAACGTACCTTAAGTGCCGCCTATAAGTTTTATTGCCATGAAGAGCTAGAAGGCGCACATGGAGCAGAAGCAGATACCAGGGCAACTTACGAGGTACTAAAAGCACAAATAGCTAAGTATGATGAAATAGAAAACGATACGAAGTTTTTAGCAGAGTTCAGCTCTAGAAAGCAATTTGCAGATTTTGCAGGCTTTATAGTTTATAACAAACAAGGCGAAGAATGTTTTTCATTCGGAAAGCACAAAGGTAAGTTAGTTACCGAAGTTTTAGAAGCCGAACCGGGGTATTTTGGATGGTTGTTAAATGCCGATTTCCCATTGTACACAAAAAAAGTATTAACAGCTATAAAACTTAGAAGTTTTAATAATAAATTAGGATAG
- a CDS encoding DUF4295 domain-containing protein, translating into MAKKTVASLQTSSKRLTKAIKMVKSPKTGAYMFVESIMSPEFADDFFNKK; encoded by the coding sequence ATGGCAAAGAAAACAGTAGCATCGTTACAAACATCTTCTAAAAGATTAACAAAAGCGATTAAAATGGTAAAATCACCTAAAACAGGTGCTTACATGTTTGTTGAATCAATCATGTCTCCAGAATTTGCAGACGACTTTTTCAACAAAAAGTAA
- the ftsY gene encoding signal recognition particle-docking protein FtsY yields the protein MSFFKKIFSSEKKETLDKGLEKTKTTFFGKLSKAVAGKSKVDDEVLDNLEEVLVSSDVGVNTTLKIIERIEARVSKDKYLGTDELNVILREEIAGLLSETNSGEDSEFTIPQDKKPYVIMVVGVNGVGKTTTIGKMAYQFKKQGYRVVLGAADTFRAAAIDQLQVWADRVGVPLIKQSMGSDPASVAFDTLKSAVTQNADVVIIDTAGRLHNKVNLMNELTKVKRVMQKVVDDTPNDVLLVLDGSTGQNAFEQAKQFTAATEVTSLAVTKLDGTAKGGVVIGISDQFKIPVKYIGVGEGIEDLQVFNKFEFVDSFFK from the coding sequence ATGAGTTTTTTTAAAAAAATATTTTCATCAGAAAAGAAAGAAACCCTTGATAAAGGTTTAGAGAAAACCAAAACGACTTTCTTTGGAAAATTAAGTAAAGCCGTCGCAGGTAAGTCTAAAGTAGATGATGAAGTTTTAGATAATCTTGAAGAAGTTTTAGTCTCTAGCGATGTTGGAGTTAACACGACCCTGAAAATTATTGAGCGTATTGAAGCACGCGTTTCAAAAGATAAGTATTTAGGAACCGACGAACTTAATGTTATACTTCGTGAAGAGATTGCAGGTTTGTTAAGTGAAACAAACTCGGGCGAGGATTCCGAATTTACGATTCCTCAAGATAAAAAACCGTATGTCATCATGGTGGTTGGTGTTAATGGTGTTGGAAAAACTACCACCATTGGTAAAATGGCTTACCAATTTAAAAAACAAGGATATCGTGTGGTTTTAGGTGCTGCCGATACGTTTAGAGCTGCTGCCATAGACCAACTTCAAGTTTGGGCTGATAGAGTAGGTGTGCCATTGATAAAACAATCTATGGGTTCCGATCCGGCTTCTGTAGCATTTGATACTTTGAAAAGTGCTGTCACTCAAAACGCCGATGTGGTAATTATAGATACTGCGGGTCGTTTGCACAATAAGGTAAACCTTATGAACGAGCTCACCAAAGTTAAACGAGTGATGCAAAAAGTAGTAGATGATACGCCTAACGATGTGCTATTGGTTTTGGATGGTTCAACTGGTCAAAATGCTTTTGAACAAGCAAAACAATTTACTGCAGCTACAGAAGTAACATCTTTGGCGGTTACAAAACTAGATGGCACCGCAAAAGGTGGTGTGGTTATTGGAATTTCAGATCAGTTTAAAATTCCTGTGAAATATATTGGTGTTGGAGAAGGTATTGAAGATTTGCAGGTATTTAATAAATTTGAGTTTGTCGATTCGTTTTTTAAATAA